The genomic DNA GGGTACGCAACGATTCGATCCCACGCATGTGGCCGTGGTCACGGGCGCCGCACGCGGCATAGGCCTGGGTATCGCCACGCAACTGGCGCGGCAAGGGCTGACCGTGGCCTTGCTCGACCGCGATGGCGGCGCGCTCGACGAGGCGGTCGGCGCGCTGGCTGCCGAAGGGCTGAACGCCTTCGGCGCCACCGCCGACCTGACCGATTCCGCCGCGGTCAACGATGCCTTTGCACAGGTATCGGCGCGCGCCGGCCGCGTCGACTACCTGGTCAACAACGCGGGAGCCGTGCGCGACATGCGCTTCCTGAAGATGACCGACGACGACTGGGACCTGGTCATCGATACCAACCTGCGCTCGCAGTTCCTGTGCTGCCGCGCGGCGCTGCCCGGCATGGTCGAGCGCGGCTACGGGCGCGTGGTCAATATCTCGTCGCGGGCCTGGCTGGGCGGCTTCGGGCAGGCCAACTATTCCGCGGCCAAGGGCGGCGTGGTCAGCCTGACGCGCTCGCTGGCGATCGAGTTCGCCGGCAAGGGCATCACCGTCAACGCGGTCGCGCCCGGCATCGTCGATACGCCGCTGTTCCGGGGCTTTGCGCCGGAGGTGCAGGCGCGGCTGCAGAAGTCGGTGCCCGTGCAGCGCATCGGCACCGCCGACGATATCGCCAATGCGGTCAGCTTCTTCCTCGACGCGCAGTCGTCGTACGTGACCGGCCAGACGCTCTATGTCTGCGGCGGGCGCAGCCTGTCGTCGCCCAGCGTGTAGGGAGGCCATCATGACCATCCAACGCCATATCGAAGGCGCGGTCGCAGTGCTGACCATCGACCGGCCCGACGCGCTCAATGCGCTCGACGTGACCACGCTGCGCGAACTGCGCGCGCACCTGGCCGAGGTGCGCGACCGCGACGACCTGCGCGTCGCGGTGCTGACCGGTGCCGGCACGCGCGCCTTCTGCGCCGGGGCGGACCTGAAGGGCACGCGCACCTCTGCCGCCACCTACCCCGAGGCGCTGTTCCGCGCGCCGGAGCAGGCCGCTGACCTGGGGCTCTATATCCGGCTGATGGACCTGAGCGACCTCGGCCTGTCCAAGCCGCTGGTCGCGGCGGTCAACGGGCACTGCCTCGGCGCGGGGCTGGAGATCGCGCTGCAGTGCGACTTGCGGATTGCGTCGACGCAGGCGACCTTCGGCCTGCCCGAAGTCGCGGTCGGCTCGATCCCGGCGGTGTCCGGCCTGCACCGGCTGCTCAAGGCCGTGCCCGCGGCGCATGCGATGCAGATGGTGCTGACCGGCGAACGCATCGATGCCGCGCACGCC from Cupriavidus taiwanensis includes the following:
- a CDS encoding enoyl-CoA hydratase/isomerase family protein; the encoded protein is MTIQRHIEGAVAVLTIDRPDALNALDVTTLRELRAHLAEVRDRDDLRVAVLTGAGTRAFCAGADLKGTRTSAATYPEALFRAPEQAADLGLYIRLMDLSDLGLSKPLVAAVNGHCLGAGLEIALQCDLRIASTQATFGLPEVAVGSIPAVSGLHRLLKAVPAAHAMQMVLTGERIDAAHAARIGLVTETMAPDALPDRALALAARIADNAPLAVQAVKKLSRQTSHLSEADAQQLTELYWGVLRDTADRAEGRQAFAEKRQPRYTGR
- a CDS encoding SDR family oxidoreductase, yielding MGTQRFDPTHVAVVTGAARGIGLGIATQLARQGLTVALLDRDGGALDEAVGALAAEGLNAFGATADLTDSAAVNDAFAQVSARAGRVDYLVNNAGAVRDMRFLKMTDDDWDLVIDTNLRSQFLCCRAALPGMVERGYGRVVNISSRAWLGGFGQANYSAAKGGVVSLTRSLAIEFAGKGITVNAVAPGIVDTPLFRGFAPEVQARLQKSVPVQRIGTADDIANAVSFFLDAQSSYVTGQTLYVCGGRSLSSPSV